In one window of Lewinella sp. 4G2 DNA:
- the trpS gene encoding tryptophan--tRNA ligase, protein MSKNNTILSGIQPTGKLHFGRYFGAVENWKRLQEDYDCLYMVVNYHAMTMPFTGKKLAEESWNLCFNLMACGIKPENIFIQSLVPEHTELNWILNCFTSYGQLTRMTQFKDKSSRNEELGDQGFISGGLFTYPVLQAADILIYKAGIVPVGKDQEQHLELSRNIAQRFNNFAGKEFFPIPEGLYTKVKKVMSTADPNRKMSASLGDKHNIDVFADEKRIRKQIGSAVTDSGTGADAGAMSVGVANLFSLLEASGRADAHASLLLDYEAGSLKYADLKHEVANGLVAISSEIRENLEELKKDRKAVKNQIKQSSFEIRKRAQATLKEVKDICGLMNVRM, encoded by the coding sequence ATGAGTAAAAACAACACGATTCTTTCCGGTATCCAGCCCACGGGCAAGCTTCATTTTGGTCGCTATTTTGGAGCCGTTGAGAATTGGAAGCGCCTGCAGGAAGACTACGATTGCCTCTACATGGTCGTGAACTACCACGCCATGACGATGCCCTTTACCGGTAAGAAATTGGCCGAGGAGAGCTGGAATCTTTGTTTCAACCTGATGGCCTGCGGCATCAAGCCGGAGAACATATTTATTCAGAGCCTCGTGCCCGAGCACACCGAACTGAACTGGATCCTGAACTGCTTCACGAGTTACGGGCAACTCACCCGCATGACCCAGTTCAAGGACAAGAGCTCGCGGAACGAGGAGCTAGGCGACCAGGGATTTATTTCCGGCGGGCTATTCACTTATCCCGTATTGCAAGCTGCGGATATTCTTATTTACAAGGCGGGGATCGTGCCGGTTGGAAAGGACCAGGAGCAGCACCTGGAGCTGAGCCGTAACATCGCCCAACGCTTCAATAATTTTGCTGGCAAGGAATTCTTCCCCATCCCCGAGGGGCTCTACACCAAGGTCAAAAAGGTCATGAGCACCGCGGACCCCAACCGCAAAATGAGCGCCAGCCTTGGCGACAAGCACAACATCGACGTGTTTGCCGACGAGAAGCGCATTCGCAAGCAGATCGGTTCCGCCGTCACGGATAGTGGTACGGGCGCTGACGCGGGTGCGATGTCCGTAGGGGTAGCCAACCTGTTCAGCCTCCTCGAAGCCAGTGGCCGGGCGGATGCCCACGCTTCCCTCCTGCTCGACTACGAAGCGGGTAGCCTGAAGTACGCCGACCTCAAGCACGAGGTTGCCAACGGACTGGTAGCGATTTCCAGCGAGATCCGCGAAAACCTGGAGGAACTGAAGAAGGACCGCAAAGCCGTCAAGAACCAGATCAAGCAATCCTCGTTTGAGATCCGCAAGCGGGCCCAGGCCACGCTCAAGGAAGTGAAGGACATTTGTGGTTTGATGAACGTCCGTATGTAG
- the xseB gene encoding exodeoxyribonuclease VII small subunit, which yields MTYQEAVTELEQILAQLQEVPSDIDQLHARIARAESLLAACRGKLRGVEEQLSDLQRTAEE from the coding sequence ATGACCTACCAGGAAGCCGTCACCGAACTCGAGCAGATACTGGCTCAACTGCAAGAGGTGCCCTCCGACATTGACCAACTCCACGCGCGCATTGCCCGGGCGGAATCCCTCCTTGCCGCCTGCCGCGGAAAACTACGCGGAGTCGAGGAACAACTCTCCGACCTCCAGCGTACCGCCGAAGAGTAG
- a CDS encoding SDR family NAD(P)-dependent oxidoreductase yields the protein MKIVLVTGATAGIGFATAANLAGRGYTVILHGRTVAKVNAACQRLLEEQPTAKLGSVYGDLAVLADIDRMAREVIAEYPRLDVLINNAGVWNSAFELNKEGHEVTFAVNHLAHVYLSHKLMPLLLASAEPRIICVGSDSHKQVKGMAFDDLNLTGNYHGLRSYAQSKLANVLFCYEYERRRPDPTYPAIFNVQPGLVQTDIGLKGNTWLHRLAWRVRRQMSGHKTPEEGAATSIYLATEPGVQEQSGLYWDDCSPKKSYSSSYSRDEARILWQVTEEMLGIDFFSVPPAN from the coding sequence ATGAAGATCGTCCTCGTCACCGGTGCCACCGCCGGAATTGGTTTTGCGACTGCTGCCAACCTGGCGGGGCGGGGCTACACCGTGATCCTTCACGGTCGGACGGTGGCGAAAGTGAACGCCGCCTGCCAACGACTGCTAGAGGAGCAACCCACCGCCAAGTTGGGAAGCGTCTACGGTGACCTGGCGGTACTGGCGGACATCGACCGGATGGCCCGGGAAGTCATAGCCGAGTACCCCCGCCTGGATGTCCTCATCAATAATGCCGGAGTCTGGAACTCCGCTTTTGAGCTCAATAAGGAAGGGCACGAAGTCACCTTTGCCGTGAACCACCTCGCCCACGTTTACCTCAGCCATAAACTGATGCCCCTGCTTTTAGCCTCCGCCGAACCCCGCATCATTTGTGTAGGGTCGGATAGCCACAAGCAGGTGAAGGGAATGGCCTTCGACGACCTGAACCTGACGGGGAATTACCACGGTCTGCGGTCCTACGCCCAGAGTAAGTTGGCCAACGTGCTGTTCTGCTACGAATACGAACGGCGGCGGCCCGACCCGACTTACCCGGCCATCTTCAACGTCCAGCCCGGACTGGTGCAGACGGATATTGGTTTGAAGGGAAATACTTGGCTCCACCGCCTCGCCTGGCGCGTCCGCCGGCAAATGAGTGGCCACAAGACGCCGGAGGAAGGGGCGGCCACCAGTATCTACCTCGCCACCGAACCGGGCGTACAGGAGCAGTCCGGCCTTTACTGGGACGATTGTTCGCCAAAGAAATCCTACAGCAGTTCTTACAGCCGGGATGAGGCGCGCATCCTCTGGCAGGTGACGGAGGAAATGCTGGGGATTGACTTCTTTTCGGTGCCTCCAGCAAATTAG
- a CDS encoding SH3 domain-containing protein: MKSLSPFLFLFGFVLLLSACGGNEEVATVDPAPVQPTDSAPAAAPASKGRIVWVDGLSLRESPSLTAKRVAKMKNGEVVKLTGQKSDENENAVLRGVLYSEPWYELTTEDGKQGWAHGGGLKGNREVKGNRPLTDTKFNFPYFGEFDLSGWKKTGPTSTSAGDFDYTTTTYVGDGQRLSITTTGTESGSEYGYNFDYLLQNSRGDTLKTRYFSYNNDIREIEEVVVDYMGAEPTQHRRTQSVSTAYQQLKGYPLMARGEWKSQPLSEVGKEDFEI, from the coding sequence ATGAAATCCCTTTCCCCATTCTTATTTCTCTTCGGTTTTGTCCTCCTGCTTTCCGCCTGCGGTGGGAATGAAGAGGTGGCTACGGTCGATCCGGCCCCGGTTCAACCTACGGACTCGGCACCCGCGGCGGCGCCCGCATCCAAAGGAAGGATCGTTTGGGTAGACGGACTCAGCCTGCGCGAATCCCCCTCACTGACGGCCAAGCGCGTCGCCAAAATGAAGAACGGCGAAGTAGTAAAACTGACCGGACAGAAAAGTGACGAAAACGAAAATGCCGTCCTCCGCGGCGTACTTTACAGCGAACCCTGGTACGAACTGACAACCGAGGACGGCAAACAGGGCTGGGCCCACGGCGGCGGCCTTAAAGGAAACCGCGAGGTAAAGGGCAACCGGCCGCTGACGGACACTAAATTCAACTTCCCCTACTTCGGAGAATTTGACCTGAGCGGCTGGAAAAAGACCGGCCCCACGTCGACCTCGGCGGGTGACTTCGATTATACCACGACTACCTACGTCGGTGACGGGCAACGACTTAGCATCACTACCACGGGAACCGAGAGCGGGAGCGAGTACGGGTACAATTTTGACTACCTTCTGCAGAATTCCCGGGGTGACACCCTGAAAACCCGCTACTTCAGCTACAATAATGACATCCGCGAAATTGAAGAAGTGGTGGTGGATTACATGGGCGCCGAACCCACCCAACACCGCCGGACGCAGTCGGTATCGACGGCGTACCAGCAACTGAAAGGCTACCCGCTGATGGCCCGTGGGGAATGGAAAAGCCAGCCCCTCAGCGAAGTCGGAAAGGAAGACTTTGAGATTTAA
- a CDS encoding ankyrin repeat domain-containing protein: protein MSDYSNYQLLTAVKNRDARLVATILQQTPSLADQPDERGFLPIVLASYAGDLPTTKALIDGGADVNANLGTGTALMGVAFKGNEELVRFLLENGADKTATNQAGQTAAAFAAMGGHHALADLLS from the coding sequence ATGTCTGATTACTCCAATTACCAACTGCTGACCGCGGTGAAAAACCGTGATGCACGGCTCGTTGCCACCATTTTGCAGCAGACCCCCAGCCTCGCCGACCAACCGGATGAACGAGGTTTTCTCCCGATTGTCCTGGCGAGTTATGCGGGGGATTTACCCACCACCAAAGCACTGATAGATGGCGGGGCGGACGTCAACGCCAACCTTGGGACGGGCACCGCGCTCATGGGTGTAGCCTTCAAAGGGAACGAAGAGCTCGTCCGGTTTTTGCTGGAAAATGGAGCGGATAAAACGGCTACTAATCAGGCCGGGCAAACGGCGGCTGCGTTTGCGGCGATGGGCGGTCACCATGCTCTGGCGGATTTGCTGAGTTGA
- a CDS encoding ThuA domain-containing protein produces MRFLTLPFLTCLSVMLLSGSLSAQQFKALLVVQTNGWQHESTFNAVPALEKLATRHDFQLTLKQKAMPITEDQLSGFDVLIMVNTTGDVFEDSEQAAIEKFIQSGKGWVGVHAAADTEYDWKWYTDMVGHMFYIHPHVQTAMLDVHDNDFPGLSGWPERKMWTDEYYEYLDGSKKPGFNYLLTVDESTYDINANWGPGKVAKGHGDFHPISWYREYDGGRSWYTNLGHVPAVFEDTDFLEHLYGGIFWAAKGMK; encoded by the coding sequence ATGCGTTTTCTTACCCTTCCCTTCCTCACTTGCCTGAGCGTAATGCTCCTGTCCGGCTCCCTGAGCGCCCAACAGTTTAAGGCCCTCCTCGTCGTACAGACCAACGGTTGGCAACACGAGTCCACCTTCAACGCCGTCCCGGCCCTCGAAAAATTGGCGACTCGTCACGACTTCCAGCTCACCCTGAAGCAAAAGGCGATGCCGATCACCGAGGACCAACTCTCCGGCTTCGACGTGCTCATCATGGTCAATACGACCGGCGACGTGTTCGAGGATTCCGAGCAAGCGGCCATCGAAAAATTCATTCAGTCCGGCAAGGGTTGGGTGGGCGTTCACGCCGCGGCAGATACGGAGTACGACTGGAAATGGTACACCGATATGGTGGGCCACATGTTTTACATCCACCCCCACGTACAAACGGCCATGCTCGACGTGCACGACAACGACTTCCCCGGCCTTTCCGGCTGGCCCGAACGCAAAATGTGGACGGATGAATACTACGAATACCTCGACGGCAGCAAGAAGCCAGGCTTCAACTACCTGCTCACGGTGGATGAATCGACCTACGACATCAACGCCAATTGGGGCCCCGGCAAAGTAGCCAAGGGCCACGGCGACTTCCACCCCATCAGCTGGTACCGCGAATACGACGGCGGCCGCAGCTGGTATACCAACCTCGGCCACGTCCCCGCGGTATTTGAGGACACCGACTTCCTGGAGCACCTCTACGGCGGCATCTTCTGGGCGGCGAAGGGGATGAAGTAG
- a CDS encoding Gfo/Idh/MocA family protein, which produces MSRKIRMGMVGGGRGAFIGGVHRIAAAIDQQIELVCGAFSSNPEKSRLSGEDFFLPADRVYGSYEEMITKEKELPEGERMDFVSIVTPNHVHFGPAKMALENGFHVVCDKPVTFNVEEAQILKKLVEETGLIFALTHNYTGYPMVKQARVMVENGDIGKVRKVVVEYPQGWLATKVEDTDQKQASWRVDPAKSGMGGAMGDIGTHAENLAEYITGLKITEVCAELTSFVEGRRLDDDANILLRLEGGAKGVLHCSQIAVGEENGLNIRIWGETGGLEWHQQEPNTLQVKSLEGPTVHYRTGVGSLSDAATAAQRVPAGHPEGYLEAFANIYKNFATCVRARLEGTEPDELSKDFPSIEDGLRGMIFVEKVVENSRGNEKWTKL; this is translated from the coding sequence ATGTCTCGTAAGATAAGAATGGGCATGGTCGGAGGCGGCCGCGGTGCCTTTATCGGTGGTGTCCATCGCATTGCTGCAGCCATTGACCAGCAGATCGAATTAGTCTGTGGCGCCTTCAGCTCCAATCCCGAAAAGAGCCGGCTTTCCGGCGAAGATTTTTTCCTCCCAGCCGACCGTGTGTACGGCAGCTACGAGGAAATGATCACGAAAGAAAAAGAACTTCCTGAAGGCGAACGGATGGATTTCGTTTCCATCGTCACCCCCAACCACGTCCACTTCGGCCCCGCCAAGATGGCCCTTGAGAACGGCTTCCACGTGGTTTGCGACAAGCCCGTCACCTTCAACGTGGAGGAGGCCCAGATCCTGAAGAAATTGGTGGAAGAGACCGGCCTCATCTTTGCCCTCACCCACAACTACACGGGCTACCCAATGGTAAAACAGGCCCGGGTGATGGTAGAGAACGGTGATATCGGCAAGGTCCGTAAGGTCGTCGTTGAATACCCCCAGGGTTGGCTCGCCACGAAGGTGGAGGACACCGACCAAAAACAAGCCTCCTGGCGCGTGGACCCCGCCAAATCTGGCATGGGCGGCGCCATGGGAGACATCGGTACCCACGCCGAAAACCTGGCCGAATACATCACCGGCCTCAAGATCACCGAGGTCTGCGCCGAACTCACTTCCTTCGTGGAAGGTCGGCGTTTGGACGACGACGCCAACATCCTCCTCCGCTTGGAAGGTGGCGCAAAGGGCGTTCTCCACTGCTCCCAGATTGCTGTCGGTGAAGAAAATGGCCTCAACATCCGCATCTGGGGAGAGACCGGCGGGTTGGAATGGCACCAGCAGGAGCCCAATACCCTCCAGGTAAAATCACTGGAAGGGCCCACCGTTCACTACCGAACCGGTGTGGGCTCCCTCTCCGACGCCGCCACGGCCGCCCAACGCGTACCCGCCGGCCACCCGGAAGGCTACCTGGAAGCCTTCGCCAATATCTACAAGAACTTCGCCACCTGCGTCCGCGCCCGCCTCGAAGGCACCGAGCCCGACGAACTGAGCAAAGACTTCCCATCCATCGAGGATGGCCTCCGTGGAATGATCTTCGTCGAAAAGGTCGTCGAAAACTCCCGCGGTAACGAGAAGTGGACGAAGCTCTAA
- a CDS encoding PA2169 family four-helix-bundle protein: protein MSNQSNQVSLLNKLITTLYDGENGYKEAAEEVSNTALKTRFLNLSQQRYDFGHDIKPFIKSLGGEVDKGGSVAASLHRVWMDLKTAVSSQDEESILNEIIRGEESAVDTYREVLADADFPVTARTTVSTQLSKIESVLADMRKLESVA from the coding sequence ATGAGTAACCAAAGTAACCAAGTAAGTCTCCTTAACAAACTGATCACCACCCTCTACGACGGAGAAAACGGCTACAAGGAAGCCGCCGAAGAAGTAAGCAATACCGCACTTAAGACGCGCTTCCTGAATCTATCCCAGCAGCGTTATGATTTCGGTCACGATATCAAGCCTTTCATCAAGTCGCTCGGCGGTGAAGTCGATAAAGGTGGCAGTGTCGCCGCCAGCCTCCACCGCGTGTGGATGGACCTGAAAACAGCCGTATCCAGCCAGGATGAAGAATCGATCCTCAACGAAATTATCCGTGGCGAAGAGAGCGCCGTGGATACTTACCGTGAAGTACTCGCAGACGCCGATTTCCCGGTAACGGCACGTACTACGGTAAGCACGCAGCTCTCGAAAATTGAAAGCGTGCTCGCTGACATGCGAAAGCTCGAGTCCGTAGCCTAA
- the purU gene encoding formyltetrahydrofolate deformylase — protein sequence MSDRAILLIHCPDRPGLVALVTEFVHQNQGNILNLDQHVDRDLAHFFMRIEWELEGFTIPRDKIDEFFATLIGTQHGMTWQLHFTDRKPRMALFVSKASHCLYDILQRYAIGEFECEIPVIVSNHTSLKEISDRFDIPFVHLPITKDTKAAQEATTKELMTEHGVDFIVLARYMQILSDDFCRTYEHRIINIHHSFLPAFKGARPYHNAFSRGVKLIGATSHYVTADLDEGPIIAQDVARVSHRDGINDLKRMGRDVEKRVLSTAIYLQLQHRILPFGNRTVVFN from the coding sequence GTGTCCGACCGCGCCATATTGTTAATCCACTGCCCCGACCGGCCAGGTCTGGTGGCACTCGTCACTGAGTTCGTCCATCAAAACCAGGGGAATATCCTGAATCTGGACCAGCACGTGGACCGCGATCTGGCCCATTTCTTCATGCGGATCGAATGGGAATTGGAAGGCTTCACCATCCCCCGCGATAAGATCGATGAGTTCTTCGCTACCCTGATCGGAACCCAGCACGGCATGACCTGGCAATTGCACTTTACGGATCGAAAACCACGCATGGCGCTGTTCGTCAGTAAGGCCAGCCACTGCCTCTACGATATCCTACAACGCTACGCCATCGGCGAATTCGAGTGCGAAATTCCGGTTATCGTCAGCAACCACACGAGTTTAAAGGAAATTTCGGATCGCTTCGATATCCCCTTCGTGCACCTCCCCATCACTAAGGATACCAAGGCGGCGCAGGAAGCCACCACGAAGGAGCTGATGACGGAGCACGGCGTCGACTTCATCGTGCTGGCCCGTTACATGCAAATTCTCTCCGACGACTTCTGCCGCACCTACGAACATCGGATCATCAACATCCACCACTCTTTTCTCCCCGCTTTCAAGGGCGCGCGCCCTTACCACAATGCTTTTAGCCGCGGCGTAAAGTTGATCGGCGCCACCTCCCACTACGTGACGGCGGACCTCGACGAAGGCCCCATCATCGCCCAGGACGTAGCGCGGGTGAGCCACCGCGATGGTATCAACGACCTCAAGCGCATGGGTAGGGACGTGGAAAAGCGGGTGCTGTCCACGGCTATTTACCTGCAACTGCAGCACCGTATTTTACCTTTTGGAAATCGGACGGTGGTTTTCAACTAA
- a CDS encoding ABC transporter ATP-binding protein, with amino-acid sequence MLQAAAISKAYGKLQVLKGVDLSVGKGEIVSIVGKSGAGKSTLLHILGTLDRPDSGTLTIGDQEVFGLSEKDLATFRNRQIGFVFQFHHLLPEFTALENVCLPAYIAKTDEAAARKKGLELLDYLGLSDRADHKPNQMSGGEQQRVAVARALINSPAIVYADEPSGNLDSESSQELHALLFKLRDDFGQSFIIVTHNEELAGISDRRLEMKDGLLVG; translated from the coding sequence ATGTTACAAGCCGCCGCGATTTCAAAAGCCTACGGAAAACTTCAGGTCCTGAAAGGAGTGGATCTATCCGTCGGGAAGGGCGAGATTGTCAGCATCGTAGGTAAATCAGGCGCGGGGAAATCTACCCTGCTTCATATTTTAGGTACGCTCGATCGCCCCGATAGTGGTACCCTTACCATTGGTGATCAGGAAGTATTCGGATTATCCGAAAAGGACCTGGCAACCTTTCGCAATCGGCAAATTGGCTTCGTTTTTCAGTTTCACCACTTATTGCCGGAATTCACGGCCCTGGAAAACGTCTGCCTACCCGCCTACATCGCAAAGACGGACGAAGCCGCTGCCCGCAAAAAAGGGCTAGAATTGCTCGACTACCTCGGCCTGAGTGATCGCGCGGACCACAAGCCCAACCAAATGAGCGGAGGTGAGCAACAGCGCGTAGCAGTCGCCCGCGCCCTCATCAATTCTCCCGCCATCGTGTACGCGGACGAGCCCAGCGGTAATCTCGATTCCGAATCATCGCAGGAACTACACGCCCTACTCTTCAAATTGCGCGACGACTTCGGTCAGTCTTTCATCATCGTTACCCACAACGAAGAACTGGCCGGCATCAGCGACCGCCGCCTCGAAATGAAGGATGGTTTGCTCGTGGGATAA
- a CDS encoding FAD-dependent oxidoreductase produces MKQPSFDVIVVGAGLTGLYLTKLLIEAGKSVLTLEARPAPGGRIRTLRDENGAGLEMGATWFGKKHSGLVQLLQELDIQSFEQRTGPTAIYQLDAQAPAQIVRLPANDDPSYRIGGGSGHLIDTLAKRVSSSVRYGEPVRSIEKQANGVSVVTNQGTYLAQWVVTTLPPYLLINSIKFNPALSDDLLTTANRTHTWMGESIKVGIRYATPFWLAEGQPGGTVFSNAGPVTELYDHSAHPQSGYALKGFIDGRYHALPQAERKSLVLDQLRSYYGPVVDTYTEYHDTVWREEPFTFLLYSDYVAPHQNNGVAIFRQPQWDGRLLIGGSETANQYPGYMDGAARSAKALAREILS; encoded by the coding sequence ATGAAGCAACCAAGTTTTGACGTGATCGTCGTCGGTGCTGGACTGACCGGCCTCTACCTGACCAAACTATTGATTGAGGCAGGAAAATCCGTACTAACCCTCGAAGCAAGGCCCGCGCCCGGTGGCCGGATCCGCACCCTCCGGGACGAGAACGGAGCTGGCTTGGAAATGGGCGCCACCTGGTTTGGAAAGAAACACAGTGGGCTGGTTCAGCTACTACAGGAGCTAGACATCCAAAGCTTTGAACAACGTACCGGCCCCACCGCCATCTACCAACTCGATGCTCAGGCACCGGCGCAAATCGTAAGGCTACCCGCAAACGATGATCCCAGCTACCGCATCGGAGGCGGTTCGGGGCACCTAATTGATACCCTTGCAAAACGGGTGAGTTCCAGTGTGCGCTACGGCGAACCCGTCAGGAGTATTGAGAAGCAAGCAAACGGTGTGAGTGTAGTTACCAACCAAGGGACGTACCTCGCCCAATGGGTAGTGACCACCCTCCCACCCTACCTGCTGATCAACAGCATTAAATTCAATCCCGCGCTAAGTGATGATCTCCTCACAACAGCCAACCGGACGCACACCTGGATGGGGGAGTCCATCAAAGTAGGTATTCGGTACGCTACTCCCTTTTGGTTGGCGGAAGGCCAGCCCGGCGGTACTGTTTTCAGTAACGCAGGACCGGTGACGGAACTTTACGATCACTCCGCCCACCCACAGTCGGGGTACGCGCTGAAGGGTTTCATTGACGGGCGCTACCACGCGCTCCCTCAGGCTGAACGAAAAAGTTTAGTCCTGGACCAACTTCGGTCTTACTACGGGCCGGTAGTGGATACCTATACCGAATACCACGATACCGTGTGGCGGGAGGAGCCCTTCACTTTCCTCCTCTACTCCGACTACGTAGCTCCCCACCAGAATAATGGTGTGGCCATTTTTCGCCAACCGCAGTGGGATGGTCGGCTGCTGATCGGCGGTAGTGAAACGGCTAATCAATATCCGGGCTATATGGACGGGGCGGCACGTAGCGCGAAGGCTTTAGCACGGGAGATCCTGTCCTAG
- the hemC gene encoding hydroxymethylbilane synthase yields the protein MIIGTRGSRLALWQAHFVQDQLKELGIESELNIIKTQGDRVQHLGFDKLEGKGFFTKEIEDKLLDGTVDLAVHSLKDMPTDHVEGLTFAALSYRASVNDVIIVNKAKAVPGKPFQLADGATIGTSSNRRKAQLIDLHPGLVPVDIRGNVPTRLEKARTGELDAVMLAAAGLERLELDLSDMVVIRPNPREFVPAPGQGVMAIQTRKEDLKTRKLLAPLHHVTVGECTNVERSVLNMLEGGCSLPLGVYCEQDQLGNYHVWAAFAKAADAPVKRVQISRSTRAGLAEEVVEMLRAD from the coding sequence ATGATCATCGGAACCCGCGGCTCCCGCCTTGCCCTCTGGCAGGCCCATTTCGTCCAGGACCAACTCAAGGAATTGGGCATTGAATCCGAGTTGAACATCATCAAAACTCAGGGAGATCGGGTCCAACACCTCGGTTTCGACAAGTTGGAGGGCAAAGGCTTTTTCACCAAAGAGATCGAAGACAAGTTACTCGACGGAACCGTGGACCTGGCTGTCCACAGCCTGAAGGATATGCCGACGGACCATGTGGAAGGCCTCACTTTTGCGGCCCTTTCCTACCGGGCCAGCGTTAATGACGTCATCATCGTCAACAAGGCCAAGGCCGTGCCGGGCAAACCCTTTCAACTTGCCGATGGCGCTACAATCGGTACCAGTTCCAATCGTCGCAAAGCCCAGTTGATTGATCTCCACCCCGGTCTCGTTCCGGTTGATATTCGGGGCAACGTACCCACCCGTCTCGAGAAGGCGCGCACCGGCGAACTCGACGCCGTCATGCTCGCCGCTGCGGGTCTGGAACGCCTCGAATTGGACCTTTCCGATATGGTCGTCATCCGCCCAAATCCGCGGGAGTTCGTCCCTGCCCCCGGGCAGGGTGTCATGGCCATCCAGACCCGCAAGGAAGACCTGAAAACCAGAAAACTCCTGGCCCCGCTCCACCACGTCACGGTTGGAGAATGTACCAACGTTGAGCGCTCCGTCCTCAACATGTTGGAGGGTGGCTGCTCCCTCCCACTCGGCGTCTATTGCGAGCAAGACCAACTCGGCAACTACCACGTGTGGGCCGCTTTCGCCAAGGCCGCCGATGCGCCGGTTAAACGCGTCCAAATCAGCCGCAGCACCCGCGCGGGCCTCGCGGAAGAGGTCGTAGAGATGCTGCGTGCAGATTGA
- the asnS gene encoding asparagine--tRNA ligase → MIHRQEIKTLLAAPTIGETVTVMGWVRAWRGNRFMVLGDGSGPETLQVVVDGEKFDEETVRAIGFHACVGVTGTLVESQGSGQSVEVSAEKIEIFGKTDLSTYPLQAKSQTMEFLRENAQFRMRTNTMSAVFRLRHAVAFAVNKYFNDRNFYYLHTPIITGNDAEGAGEMFRVTTLDPNDPPRTEEGAVDYSQDFFGKGTHLTVSGQLQAEIGALAMGKVYTFGPTFRAENSHTTRHLSEFWMIEPEIAFADIDNDMDLAEDFLKYLINYCLEHYRADLEFLDARIKQAEKNMKAELRRPMGLIEMLEFTVKDDFARITYTEAINLIQRSKPYKKKKFEFPVEWGTDLQAEHERWLVEKHFKKPVIVRDYPKGFKAFYMRLNDDEKTVAAMDILFPYIGEVVGGSQREEREDVLRRRMKEMDVHEDELSWYLQLRTFGGCPHAGFGLGFERMVLYITGMGNIRDVIPFPRAPKTAEF, encoded by the coding sequence ATGATCCACCGCCAAGAAATCAAAACCTTGCTCGCAGCCCCTACGATTGGAGAAACCGTCACCGTAATGGGGTGGGTACGGGCGTGGCGGGGGAACCGGTTTATGGTCCTCGGCGACGGGTCCGGGCCGGAGACCTTGCAGGTCGTTGTGGACGGTGAAAAGTTTGACGAAGAGACGGTACGCGCCATCGGTTTTCACGCCTGCGTGGGCGTCACCGGCACCTTGGTGGAGAGCCAGGGCAGCGGCCAATCCGTAGAGGTGTCCGCGGAAAAGATTGAGATCTTCGGCAAGACCGACCTCAGCACCTACCCCCTCCAGGCGAAGAGCCAGACGATGGAATTCCTCCGGGAGAACGCCCAGTTCCGGATGCGGACGAACACGATGAGTGCCGTCTTTCGGCTGCGCCACGCCGTCGCATTTGCCGTCAACAAGTACTTCAACGACCGGAACTTTTACTACCTCCACACTCCCATTATTACAGGCAACGACGCCGAAGGAGCGGGAGAAATGTTTCGCGTAACCACCCTGGACCCGAACGATCCTCCACGGACGGAAGAAGGCGCCGTGGACTACAGCCAGGACTTCTTCGGCAAGGGTACCCACCTCACCGTTTCCGGCCAGCTTCAGGCGGAGATCGGTGCACTGGCCATGGGTAAAGTCTACACCTTCGGCCCCACCTTCCGGGCGGAGAATAGCCACACCACGCGCCACCTCTCGGAATTTTGGATGATCGAGCCAGAGATCGCCTTCGCCGATATCGATAACGACATGGACCTGGCCGAGGACTTCCTTAAGTACCTCATCAACTACTGCCTGGAGCACTACCGGGCCGACCTTGAATTCCTTGACGCCCGCATCAAGCAGGCCGAGAAGAACATGAAGGCCGAGCTCCGCCGCCCAATGGGCCTCATCGAAATGCTGGAGTTCACCGTCAAGGACGACTTCGCTCGCATCACCTACACGGAGGCGATCAACCTCATCCAGCGCAGTAAGCCGTACAAGAAAAAGAAGTTTGAGTTCCCCGTCGAATGGGGTACCGATCTCCAGGCCGAACACGAACGCTGGCTCGTGGAAAAGCACTTCAAAAAGCCGGTCATCGTCCGCGATTACCCGAAGGGCTTCAAGGCTTTCTACATGCGCCTCAACGACGACGAGAAAACCGTCGCCGCCATGGACATTCTCTTCCCCTACATCGGCGAGGTCGTCGGTGGCTCCCAGCGGGAAGAGCGCGAAGACGTGCTCCGCCGCCGGATGAAGGAAATGGACGTCCACGAAGATGAGTTAAGCTGGTACCTGCAATTGCGCACCTTCGGCGGTTGCCCCCACGCCGGTTTCGGCCTCGGCTTCGAACGAATGGTTCTGTACATCACGGGTATGGGCAACATTCGCGACGTGATTCCTTTCCCACGCGCCCCGAAGACGGCCGAATTTTAG